A DNA window from Haliovirga abyssi contains the following coding sequences:
- a CDS encoding ATP-binding protein — translation MYCENIFYLNSNLEEIQKMRYEFRKLSEKYNYDFETIYYIELVIGEALANAMKYGVEFDKNKKIQFEIKLSEKDVMLIIRYNGNGVNQKTVDEHAVLKNPEQVEELGDNGRGIFLIHKIMDRVEYDNSKDEIEIKMYKVIKKRGTPEKEVPN, via the coding sequence ATGTATTGTGAAAATATTTTTTATTTGAATTCAAACTTAGAAGAGATACAAAAAATGAGGTATGAATTTAGAAAATTATCAGAAAAATATAATTATGATTTTGAAACAATATATTATATTGAATTAGTTATAGGAGAGGCACTTGCAAATGCAATGAAATACGGGGTTGAATTTGATAAAAATAAAAAAATTCAATTTGAAATTAAACTCTCAGAAAAAGATGTAATGTTGATTATAAGATATAATGGAAATGGAGTTAATCAAAAAACAGTGGATGAACATGCGGTTTTAAAAAATCCAGAACAAGTTGAAGAGTTGGGAGATAATGGTAGAGGGATCTTTTTAATACATAAAATAATGGATAGAGTAGAATATGATAATTCAAAAGATGAAATTGAAATAAAAATGTATAAAGTTATAAAAAAAAGAGGAACTCCGGAAAAGGAGGTGCCTAATTAA
- the hpf gene encoding ribosome hibernation-promoting factor, HPF/YfiA family has protein sequence MRIIISGRHLEITDAIRNYAEKKIGGIKKYFENILEIDITLSVEHSKTEGDKHIADVLLFANGTKIKAVSSDKILYAAIDEVVDVLEVQIKKYKEKLKNRQHHQENIKEIFSKLEPKEDDKMIIKSRLISPKPMSIEEAILQMNSLNQDFYAFMNHETEELNVVYKRKDETYGHIEPSWGK, from the coding sequence ATGAGAATTATCATAAGTGGTAGACATTTAGAAATCACAGATGCAATAAGAAACTATGCAGAGAAAAAAATAGGAGGAATAAAAAAGTATTTTGAAAACATTTTAGAAATTGATATCACTTTGTCAGTGGAACACAGTAAAACAGAAGGAGATAAACATATTGCTGATGTATTATTATTTGCTAATGGTACAAAAATAAAAGCTGTATCAAGTGATAAAATTTTATATGCTGCAATTGATGAAGTTGTAGATGTTTTAGAGGTTCAAATAAAAAAATATAAAGAAAAACTAAAAAATAGACAACATCATCAAGAAAATATAAAAGAAATTTTTAGTAAATTAGAACCTAAAGAAGATGACAAAATGATAATTAAAAGTAGATTAATTTCACCAAAACCAATGAGTATTGAAGAAGCAATTTTACAAATGAACAGCTTAAACCAAGATTTTTATGCATTTATGAATCATGAAACTGAAGAGCTAAATGTAGTATATAAAAGAAAAGATGAAACATATGGACATATAGAACCTTCATGGGGGAAATAA
- a CDS encoding ATP-binding cassette domain-containing protein, with protein sequence MLKVRNMHVFRGEKEILQDINLHFEKGKIYSILGSNGAGKSTLARTLIGFEKIEKGSIILNSKDITKFSITERAKAGMTIALQEPARFEGMSVKDYLTLGGRFSGDNLKDIFELVGLEYKKYIYRNVDDSLSGGERKRVELASVLMMNPKIAIFDEPDSGIDALSIPNIVNILNYIKNKGNTAIVITHNEDIAAIVDYAYLICDKTIKKTGKPLEISNYFKRTCTNCDFKPGEYSDKVRIEERSQKND encoded by the coding sequence ATGTTAAAAGTTCGTAATATGCATGTTTTTAGAGGAGAAAAAGAGATATTGCAAGATATAAATTTACATTTTGAAAAAGGAAAGATATATAGCATTTTGGGAAGTAATGGAGCAGGAAAAAGTACATTGGCAAGAACTTTAATTGGATTTGAAAAAATAGAAAAAGGGTCTATAATATTAAATTCCAAAGATATAACAAAATTTTCAATAACAGAAAGAGCAAAAGCAGGGATGACAATTGCATTGCAAGAACCTGCAAGATTTGAAGGGATGAGTGTGAAAGATTATTTGACTTTGGGAGGAAGATTTTCTGGTGATAATTTAAAAGATATTTTTGAACTTGTTGGGTTAGAATATAAAAAATATATTTATAGAAATGTAGATGATAGCTTAAGTGGTGGAGAAAGGAAAAGAGTTGAATTAGCTTCAGTTTTGATGATGAATCCAAAAATAGCTATTTTTGATGAACCAGACTCTGGAATTGATGCTTTATCTATTCCAAATATCGTGAATATATTAAATTATATAAAAAATAAAGGGAACACAGCTATAGTTATAACTCATAACGAAGATATTGCAGCAATAGTCGACTATGCTTATTTAATTTGTGATAAAACAATAAAGAAAACTGGAAAACCTTTAGAAATTTCAAATTATTTTAAAAGAACTTGTACAAATTGTGATTTTAAACCAGGAGAATATTCTGATAAAGTTAGAATTGAAGAAAGGAGCCAAAAAAATGACTAA
- a CDS encoding ArsR/SmtB family transcription factor, protein MSNNIDTDRAVLVLKMMANETRLKILYLLKKNEDGICVGNMEEILNIPQSSVSQHLAHLRNSGIISCKKDGKKVCYKISDKTAEKILLQLELADIEEG, encoded by the coding sequence ATGAGTAATAATATAGATACGGATAGAGCTGTACTCGTATTAAAAATGATGGCAAATGAAACTAGATTAAAAATTTTATATTTATTAAAAAAAAATGAAGATGGTATTTGTGTAGGAAATATGGAAGAGATTTTAAATATACCACAATCAAGCGTTAGTCAACATTTAGCTCATTTGAGGAATAGTGGTATAATATCATGTAAAAAAGATGGAAAAAAAGTTTGTTATAAGATATCAGATAAAACAGCAGAAAAAATATTATTACAATTAGAACTCGCTGATATAGAGGAGGGATAA
- a CDS encoding SufB/SufD family protein has translation MTNQDNMDKEFEALVNAVEKTGADKNIFKGTQNGFMLVDKNKVLGLNTVEGLEVNAEEIENGIKAKIRVLKGYKLEKPVHMCFGITGDIGEQIIESEYLLEEGSEAKFISHCSFPNAINVIHKMTSKIKIEKNAKMKYEEVHYHSETGGVEVIPYTEAVVEDGGYFRSDFKLVKGRVGKLDIYYNFSLKDRAIAEMDSKIYGKKDDIIKVKEIISLDGEESKGTVKARVFASDNTYSEVYTEIYGNAPYCKGHVDCVEVVKGKNAEVSAIPIIKVTNDLAELTHEASIGRVNKKELETLMARGLDEDEATDMIVKGMLK, from the coding sequence ATGACTAATCAAGATAATATGGATAAAGAATTTGAAGCACTAGTTAATGCAGTAGAAAAAACTGGAGCTGATAAAAATATATTTAAAGGAACGCAAAATGGATTTATGTTAGTCGATAAGAATAAGGTATTAGGATTGAATACAGTAGAAGGGCTTGAAGTAAATGCTGAAGAGATAGAGAATGGAATAAAGGCAAAAATTAGAGTCTTGAAAGGGTATAAATTAGAAAAGCCGGTTCATATGTGTTTTGGAATTACTGGAGATATAGGAGAACAAATTATAGAGTCTGAATACTTATTAGAAGAGGGTTCAGAAGCTAAATTTATTTCACACTGTTCTTTTCCCAATGCAATAAATGTAATACATAAAATGACATCTAAAATAAAAATTGAAAAAAATGCAAAGATGAAATATGAAGAAGTTCATTATCATAGTGAAACAGGCGGAGTTGAAGTGATACCTTATACAGAAGCGGTAGTAGAAGATGGGGGTTACTTTAGAAGTGATTTTAAATTAGTAAAAGGAAGAGTTGGAAAACTAGATATATATTATAATTTTAGTTTGAAGGATAGAGCTATAGCTGAAATGGATAGTAAAATATATGGAAAAAAAGATGATATTATAAAAGTTAAAGAAATTATTTCGCTAGATGGAGAAGAAAGCAAAGGGACAGTAAAAGCAAGAGTTTTTGCATCAGATAATACATATAGTGAGGTATATACAGAAATATATGGAAACGCTCCATATTGCAAAGGGCATGTTGATTGTGTTGAAGTTGTAAAAGGGAAAAATGCAGAAGTTTCTGCAATTCCAATTATAAAAGTTACAAATGATTTGGCTGAATTGACTCACGAAGCAAGTATTGGAAGAGTAAATAAAAAAGAGTTAGAAACACTTATGGCAAGAGGATTAGATGAAGATGAAGCTACAGATATGATTGTAAAAGGTATGTTAAAATAA
- a CDS encoding ABC transporter permease translates to MVELFIATKHIKERKKQSIISVIGIAIGMIVLLVSLGIASGLDENMIKNILSMTAHITLTNSESSISDYTEMEKKISSIKGVKSVAAVYDTQGIIKYEDVSGNYVSGISIKGISEEDAIKNLHFDKKIIKGHLKFDKLSSIIVGKELFNALGAKLGDKVKIISSENKELNLTIVGVFQSGFYDFDTSLVIIPLRTVQILSDSGDTTTSLEVKIKNIYAAKKIGEEIFNKTGLAYRTWSEKNRNLLRALSLEKMVMILVLSLIIIISGFVVGVILNTLVREKTKDIGVLRAIGYSKDNIMKIFLLEGLILGVVGIILGIVISGIILYILKTYSISFLSQIYYIDKLPVNISWREFAVVSGATFIIVLISSIFPAYKAANLKPVEALKYE, encoded by the coding sequence ATGGTAGAATTATTTATAGCTACAAAACATATAAAAGAGAGAAAAAAGCAAAGTATAATTTCTGTAATAGGAATTGCAATAGGAATGATAGTTTTACTTGTGTCTCTTGGAATTGCCAGTGGACTTGATGAAAATATGATAAAAAATATATTATCTATGACAGCTCATATAACTCTTACAAATTCAGAAAGTTCTATATCAGATTATACAGAGATGGAGAAAAAAATTAGTTCTATAAAAGGTGTAAAAAGTGTAGCTGCAGTATATGATACACAAGGGATAATAAAATATGAGGATGTTTCTGGAAATTATGTTTCTGGAATTAGCATAAAGGGTATATCAGAAGAAGATGCTATAAAAAATCTTCACTTTGATAAAAAAATAATAAAAGGTCACTTGAAGTTTGATAAATTATCAAGTATAATAGTAGGGAAAGAACTTTTTAATGCATTAGGAGCAAAACTAGGAGATAAGGTAAAAATTATTTCTTCAGAAAATAAAGAGTTGAATTTAACAATAGTTGGAGTTTTTCAATCTGGATTTTATGATTTTGATACCTCTTTAGTAATAATACCTCTTAGGACAGTACAAATTTTATCAGATTCTGGAGATACAACAACTTCGTTAGAGGTGAAAATAAAAAATATATATGCTGCAAAAAAAATAGGAGAAGAAATATTTAATAAAACGGGATTAGCATATAGAACATGGTCAGAAAAAAATAGAAATTTATTAAGAGCTTTATCATTAGAAAAGATGGTTATGATACTTGTATTATCTTTGATAATAATAATATCAGGATTTGTAGTGGGTGTAATATTAAATACATTGGTAAGAGAAAAAACTAAAGATATTGGGGTATTAAGAGCAATTGGGTATAGTAAAGACAATATTATGAAAATATTCTTACTAGAAGGGTTGATTTTAGGAGTAGTTGGTATAATTTTAGGGATAGTAATTTCTGGGATAATATTATATATTTTAAAAACATACTCAATATCTTTTTTATCTCAGATATATTATATAGATAAATTACCAGTTAATATATCTTGGAGAGAGTTTGCTGTTGTTTCAGGAGCTACATTTATAATTGTATTGATCTCAAGTATTTTTCCAGCATATAAAGCAGCAAATTTAAAACCAGTGGAGGCATTAAAATATGAGTAA
- a CDS encoding NAD(P)/FAD-dependent oxidoreductase encodes MDFSLGLNTENAHEYDKYDVVIIGGGPAGLSAALYTARANFSTLVIEKENEGALLMAHQIDNYIGFDKGHSGKELYENMKNHAKKFGVDFKNATLFEIDPMSSPKTIKTSSQSYQADAIIVATGKGDKQGKKYLGEEEYLGKGVSYCATCDGAFFKDMTVSVFGNGDEAAEEALFLTRYASKVLFFIKEDEIKCEPDLKNSLESNEKIELITNANLEEIKGTEFVEKVIVNIDGDKKEYDSSAAFLYLGTKSSLDLYATFAKLDSKGFIETKENMETLVEGIYAAGDIRKKEVRQVVTAASDGAIAGISAVKHLMKIRQK; translated from the coding sequence ATGGATTTTAGTTTGGGGCTAAATACAGAAAATGCTCATGAATATGACAAGTATGATGTGGTTATAATAGGTGGTGGACCAGCAGGACTTTCTGCAGCGTTATATACAGCAAGAGCAAATTTTTCTACTTTGGTTATTGAAAAAGAGAATGAAGGAGCTTTATTAATGGCTCATCAAATAGATAATTATATTGGGTTTGATAAAGGACATTCTGGAAAAGAATTATATGAAAATATGAAAAATCATGCAAAAAAATTTGGAGTAGATTTTAAAAATGCTACTTTATTTGAAATAGATCCAATGTCTTCACCTAAAACAATAAAAACAAGTAGTCAATCTTATCAAGCAGATGCGATTATTGTCGCAACTGGAAAAGGAGATAAACAAGGAAAAAAATATTTAGGAGAAGAGGAATATTTAGGTAAAGGTGTATCCTATTGTGCAACTTGTGATGGAGCATTTTTTAAAGATATGACAGTTTCAGTTTTTGGAAATGGAGATGAAGCAGCAGAAGAAGCACTATTTTTAACAAGATATGCGAGTAAAGTTTTATTTTTCATAAAAGAAGATGAGATAAAATGTGAACCAGATTTGAAAAATAGTTTAGAAAGTAATGAAAAAATAGAATTAATAACAAATGCGAATTTAGAAGAAATAAAAGGAACTGAATTTGTAGAAAAAGTAATTGTTAATATAGATGGGGATAAAAAAGAGTATGATTCTTCAGCAGCTTTTTTATATTTAGGGACTAAATCAAGTTTAGATTTATATGCTACATTTGCAAAACTTGATTCAAAAGGCTTTATTGAAACTAAAGAAAATATGGAAACTTTAGTAGAAGGAATATATGCAGCAGGAGATATTAGAAAAAAAGAGGTAAGACAAGTAGTAACAGCTGCTTCTGATGGAGCTATTGCTGGAATTAGTGCAGTAAAACATTTAATGAAAATAAGACAAAAATAG
- a CDS encoding ABC transporter ATP-binding protein, with protein sequence MSNSILKLENIKKEYKDKKFTVGVLHDLNLTVEEGDFISIMGKSGSGKSTLLNIIGILDVPTEGNVYYRKEIINNFTEKNRDEIRNKMLGFIFQFHYLLPEFTALENVMLPALINKKKSKEEVEAEAKKLLIDVDMGHRLNHKSSELSGGEKQRVAIARSLINEPALILADEPTGNLDDETSEHIYQLLKKINIEKKQTIVVVTHSRELGDITNKKYILKKGKLQLGG encoded by the coding sequence ATGAGTAACTCAATTTTAAAATTAGAAAATATAAAGAAAGAATATAAAGATAAAAAATTTACTGTAGGTGTTTTACATGATTTAAATCTAACTGTAGAAGAAGGTGATTTTATATCAATAATGGGAAAATCAGGCTCTGGAAAAAGTACATTGTTGAATATAATTGGAATCTTAGATGTTCCAACAGAAGGGAATGTATATTATAGAAAAGAAATTATAAACAATTTTACAGAAAAAAATAGAGATGAAATAAGAAATAAAATGTTAGGATTTATATTCCAATTTCATTATTTGCTACCAGAATTTACTGCATTAGAAAATGTAATGTTGCCAGCATTAATAAATAAAAAAAAATCTAAAGAAGAGGTAGAGGCAGAGGCAAAGAAATTATTAATAGATGTAGATATGGGACATAGATTAAATCATAAATCATCAGAGCTTTCTGGCGGGGAAAAACAAAGAGTTGCAATAGCTAGATCGTTAATAAATGAACCAGCATTGATTTTGGCAGATGAACCTACAGGAAATTTGGATGATGAAACAAGCGAACATATATACCAATTACTAAAAAAAATTAATATTGAAAAAAAACAAACAATAGTAGTTGTAACTCATAGCCGAGAATTGGGAGATATAACTAATAAAAAGTATATATTAAAAAAAGGAAAGCTTCAATTAGGAGGTTAG
- a CDS encoding triose-phosphate isomerase — MKKFNLVNLEKPNLLRKMFPYTEVPKMELERKIVLPEIPEKIWITDTTFRDGQQSMAPFKEEHIVKLFKYMNELGGENGLIRQSEFFLYSERDKKAVEKCKELNLPFPEITSWIRAKKEDFEMVKQLELKETGILTSVSDYHIYMKLKKDRKTIIEQYLDVVRTVVENGVVARCHLEDITRADFYGVVLPFVEELMKIREESGVDVKVRLCDTMGYGVPFAAAKLPRSVPKMISLLREELDVPSHLIEWHGHNDFHKVLVNGTAAWMYGAAGVNGTLLGIGERTGNPPIEALVMDYLSLKGKDETLNTQIITEIAEFMQNEMKIQVSSRYPFVGRDFNVTKAGIHADGIMKNEEIYNIFDTTGILNRPLRVTITDKSGVAGIAHWINSNLNPKKEVSKKHPGVTNIYKWIQNEYDNGRITAISDEEMLRLSKKYMTELVKTGFEELEEKSDKVAREIVERYAAKPEIMSMDSDRITEVLENLIKNNRYVQMAYVTDEDGIQITDNIAQPWIERAHDISKKGDNRREREWYKLVVKDGDTHLTEYYISQTTSKLCVTASASITNSNGEFVGILGIDFNFTDLTGVADDKEKLI; from the coding sequence ATGAAAAAATTTAATTTAGTAAATTTAGAAAAACCAAACTTATTAAGAAAAATGTTTCCATATACAGAAGTACCAAAAATGGAACTTGAAAGAAAAATAGTTTTGCCAGAAATTCCAGAAAAAATATGGATTACAGATACAACCTTTAGAGATGGACAGCAATCTATGGCACCATTTAAAGAAGAACATATTGTGAAATTATTTAAATATATGAATGAACTAGGCGGAGAAAATGGACTAATAAGGCAATCAGAATTCTTTTTGTATAGCGAGAGGGATAAAAAAGCAGTAGAAAAATGTAAAGAATTAAATCTTCCTTTTCCAGAAATAACAAGTTGGATAAGAGCTAAAAAAGAAGATTTTGAAATGGTAAAACAATTAGAATTAAAAGAAACTGGAATTTTGACTTCAGTTTCTGATTATCATATATATATGAAGCTAAAAAAAGATAGAAAAACTATTATAGAGCAATATCTTGATGTAGTAAGAACAGTTGTAGAAAATGGTGTTGTAGCTAGATGTCACTTAGAAGATATTACAAGAGCTGATTTTTATGGAGTGGTATTACCTTTTGTAGAAGAATTGATGAAAATAAGAGAGGAATCAGGGGTAGATGTAAAGGTTAGATTATGTGATACAATGGGATATGGAGTTCCATTTGCAGCAGCAAAATTACCGAGATCAGTGCCTAAAATGATATCTTTATTAAGAGAAGAGTTAGATGTGCCTTCTCATCTTATAGAATGGCATGGGCATAATGATTTTCATAAAGTATTGGTAAATGGAACAGCGGCATGGATGTATGGAGCAGCTGGAGTAAATGGGACATTACTTGGAATTGGAGAGAGAACAGGGAATCCGCCAATTGAAGCTCTAGTTATGGATTATTTATCTTTGAAAGGAAAAGATGAGACCTTAAATACTCAAATAATCACAGAGATTGCTGAATTTATGCAAAATGAGATGAAAATACAAGTTTCTTCAAGATATCCATTTGTTGGAAGAGATTTTAATGTTACAAAAGCAGGAATTCATGCTGATGGAATTATGAAAAATGAGGAGATATACAATATATTTGATACAACTGGAATATTAAACAGACCGCTTAGAGTTACAATTACAGACAAATCAGGTGTAGCTGGAATAGCTCATTGGATTAATTCGAATTTGAATCCTAAAAAAGAAGTTAGTAAAAAGCATCCAGGAGTTACAAATATATATAAATGGATACAAAATGAATATGATAATGGAAGAATAACAGCTATTTCAGACGAAGAGATGTTAAGATTATCTAAAAAATATATGACTGAATTAGTTAAAACTGGTTTTGAGGAGTTAGAAGAAAAATCAGATAAAGTAGCTAGGGAAATAGTGGAAAGATATGCAGCTAAACCTGAAATTATGAGTATGGATTCAGATAGAATAACAGAGGTATTGGAAAATTTAATAAAAAACAACAGATATGTTCAAATGGCATATGTTACTGATGAAGATGGAATACAAATAACAGATAATATTGCTCAACCTTGGATAGAAAGAGCACATGATATATCTAAAAAAGGAGATAATAGAAGAGAAAGAGAATGGTATAAATTAGTAGTTAAAGATGGAGATACTCATTTAACAGAATATTATATTTCTCAAACCACTTCAAAGCTTTGTGTTACAGCTTCTGCTTCTATTACAAATTCAAATGGAGAATTTGTAGGAATTTTGGGGATTGATTTTAATTTTACAGATTTAACAGGTGTTGCAGATGATAAAGAAAAGTTGATCTGA
- the guaB gene encoding IMP dehydrogenase, translating to MLNGKIVKEGITFDDVLLVPQKSSVLPREVSLKTKLTKNITLNLPLMSAAMDTVTSAELAISLARLGGIGILHKNMSIEEQADRVDRVKRYEHGMITNPVILAPDSYISEAKAIMKKYKISGLPVVDEEGYLIGIITNRDLKYRKDDNMKVYEIMTKENLITASLGTTLEEAKSILLENRIEKLPIVDNDYKLKGLITIKDIDKAEAYPNACKDSSGRLRVGAAVGVAADTLERVEALINAGVDIITVDSAHGHSNGVIETVRKIKSKFNIDVVGGNIVTAEAAKDLIEAGADAIKVGVGPGSICTTRIVAGVGVPQITAVNDVYQLASKHNIPVIADGGIKYSGDVVKAIVAGASAVMIGGLFAGTEEAPGEEMIYEGRRYKVYVGMGSLAAMKRGSKDRYFQDVEEDVKKLVPEGIEGRVPYKGKLHDVVYQLEGGLRAGMGYCGTATIDDLIKNGKFVKITGAGLKESHPHDVQITKEAPNYQK from the coding sequence ATGTTAAATGGGAAAATAGTGAAAGAAGGCATTACGTTTGATGATGTTTTGTTAGTGCCACAAAAGTCATCAGTATTACCAAGAGAGGTATCTTTAAAAACAAAACTTACTAAAAATATTACTTTAAATTTACCATTAATGAGTGCGGCAATGGATACGGTAACAAGTGCGGAATTAGCAATATCTTTAGCAAGATTAGGTGGAATAGGGATACTTCATAAAAATATGAGTATAGAGGAACAAGCAGATAGAGTCGATAGGGTAAAAAGATATGAACATGGGATGATAACAAATCCAGTTATATTAGCACCAGATAGTTATATATCTGAAGCAAAAGCAATAATGAAAAAGTATAAAATATCTGGATTACCTGTAGTGGATGAAGAAGGATATTTAATAGGGATAATAACAAATAGAGATCTTAAATACAGAAAAGATGACAATATGAAAGTTTATGAAATCATGACAAAAGAGAATTTGATAACAGCATCTTTAGGAACAACTTTAGAAGAGGCAAAATCTATTTTATTAGAAAATAGAATAGAAAAGTTACCAATAGTAGACAATGATTATAAATTAAAAGGATTAATAACAATAAAAGATATAGATAAAGCTGAAGCTTATCCAAATGCTTGTAAAGATTCAAGCGGAAGATTAAGAGTTGGAGCAGCAGTTGGAGTAGCTGCAGATACATTAGAGAGGGTAGAAGCTCTTATAAATGCAGGAGTAGATATAATAACAGTAGATAGTGCTCATGGCCATTCAAATGGAGTAATAGAAACAGTTAGAAAAATAAAATCTAAATTTAATATTGATGTTGTAGGTGGAAATATAGTAACAGCAGAAGCAGCAAAAGATTTGATTGAAGCAGGAGCAGATGCAATAAAAGTAGGAGTTGGACCAGGATCTATTTGTACTACAAGAATTGTAGCAGGAGTAGGAGTTCCACAAATTACAGCAGTAAATGATGTTTATCAATTAGCATCAAAACATAATATACCAGTTATTGCAGATGGTGGGATAAAATATTCAGGAGATGTCGTAAAAGCAATAGTAGCTGGAGCTAGTGCAGTTATGATTGGTGGACTTTTTGCAGGAACAGAAGAAGCACCTGGAGAAGAGATGATTTACGAAGGAAGAAGATATAAAGTATATGTAGGAATGGGCTCTTTAGCTGCAATGAAAAGAGGAAGTAAAGATAGATATTTCCAAGATGTAGAAGAAGATGTAAAAAAACTTGTTCCAGAAGGAATAGAAGGAAGAGTTCCATATAAAGGAAAATTGCATGATGTAGTATATCAATTAGAAGGTGGATTGAGAGCAGGAATGGGATATTGTGGTACTGCGACAATTGATGATCTAATAAAAAATGGTAAGTTTGTGAAAATTACAGGAGCAGGATTAAAAGAAAGTCATCCTCATGATGTACAAATAACAAAAGAAGCACCAAATTATCAAAAATAA
- a CDS encoding SPOR domain-containing protein: protein MRKFFVLGIGVGFILAGIFFSFFGNNTGKSKIIETKLESRKQQKEVLKEPVYFVQLGVYKHYESCMNLIEKIPEIKLRVIFENGLYKVITPKYKEYSKAEAVAEEIKNKYKIDVYIKKKQSI, encoded by the coding sequence GTGAGAAAATTTTTTGTATTAGGAATTGGAGTTGGATTTATCCTTGCAGGAATTTTTTTTTCATTTTTTGGAAATAATACGGGGAAAAGTAAAATAATAGAAACAAAATTAGAAAGCAGAAAACAACAGAAAGAAGTTTTGAAAGAACCAGTTTATTTTGTTCAATTAGGTGTATATAAACATTATGAAAGTTGTATGAATTTAATTGAGAAAATACCAGAAATAAAATTAAGAGTTATTTTTGAGAATGGATTATATAAAGTGATTACGCCTAAGTATAAAGAGTATTCAAAAGCGGAAGCTGTTGCAGAAGAGATTAAAAATAAATATAAAATAGATGTATATATAAAAAAAAAGCAGTCAATATAA
- the pdo gene encoding protein disulfide oxidoreductase gives MGLLKDTDIKFLKEKFGKELGKEVTVIAFTSENQNKENNDTFKDILTEVSDLDERIKLEFYSEEDKELVEKYGITMYPAFAMVGEKDYGVRFYGIPSGYEFAALIENLIDISKDKSALATDLLEEVKSIDKEITIKVFVTPTCPHCPGAARKAHMFAMENENILGEAIEANEFPVVSQKYGVMAVPKIVIESKDGKSVSFEGNYPEAHFIEKIKELMK, from the coding sequence ATGGGATTATTAAAAGATACAGATATTAAATTTTTAAAAGAAAAATTTGGAAAAGAATTAGGAAAAGAGGTAACTGTAATAGCGTTTACTTCAGAAAATCAAAATAAAGAAAATAATGATACATTTAAAGATATTTTAACAGAGGTTTCCGATTTGGATGAAAGAATTAAATTAGAATTTTATTCAGAAGAGGATAAAGAATTAGTAGAAAAATATGGAATTACAATGTATCCAGCATTTGCAATGGTTGGAGAAAAAGATTATGGAGTTAGATTTTATGGGATACCATCAGGGTACGAATTTGCAGCTTTAATAGAAAACTTAATAGATATTTCTAAAGATAAAAGTGCTTTAGCAACTGATCTTTTAGAAGAAGTAAAATCAATAGATAAAGAGATAACAATAAAAGTATTTGTAACACCAACTTGCCCTCACTGCCCAGGAGCAGCAAGAAAAGCACATATGTTTGCTATGGAAAATGAAAATATATTAGGAGAAGCAATAGAAGCTAATGAATTTCCAGTTGTATCTCAAAAATATGGAGTAATGGCTGTTCCAAAAATAGTTATAGAATCTAAAGATGGAAAGTCAGTTAGTTTTGAAGGGAATTATCCTGAAGCTCATTTTATAGAAAAAATAAAAGAGTTGATGAAATAA